Proteins encoded together in one Lysinibacillus sp. FSL K6-0232 window:
- a CDS encoding cyclase family protein: MKIIDLTHTLTEHMPVFPGTAQPAFHVICQHQTDGFKETSLTITSHTGTHMDAPNHIFADRTTLDAIPAEQFIGKGLVIDCQHVQEGQRITMDNIHPVKERADQADFLLFYTGWERYWGSAHYFGNYPAITEEVADYLIQSKKKGVGLDVISIDALTDANLTIHKKVLADTDFIIVENLTNLGQIGYDLFTFCALPMKYQDADGAPVRAIAILTS; encoded by the coding sequence ATGAAGATTATTGACTTAACGCATACGCTAACAGAGCATATGCCCGTTTTCCCTGGTACAGCTCAGCCAGCATTCCATGTTATTTGCCAGCACCAAACAGATGGCTTTAAAGAAACCTCTCTAACCATCACCTCCCACACTGGTACACATATGGATGCGCCTAACCATATATTTGCCGATAGAACAACATTGGATGCCATTCCAGCAGAGCAATTTATAGGCAAAGGCTTGGTAATTGACTGTCAGCATGTACAGGAGGGACAGCGCATTACAATGGACAATATTCATCCCGTCAAGGAGCGAGCCGATCAAGCAGATTTTCTATTATTTTATACTGGCTGGGAGCGCTATTGGGGCTCAGCGCACTATTTTGGGAACTATCCAGCCATCACTGAGGAAGTGGCGGACTACCTTATTCAAAGTAAGAAAAAGGGTGTTGGGCTTGATGTCATCAGCATTGATGCCCTGACAGATGCAAACCTAACCATTCATAAAAAAGTGTTAGCGGATACGGATTTTATTATTGTAGAAAATTTAACGAATCTTGGACAAATCGGTTATGACCTCTTTACATTTTGTGCGTTACCAATGAAGTATCAGGATGCAGATGGTGCGCCTGTCCGAGCGATTGCTATTTTAACAAGCTAA
- a CDS encoding undecaprenyldiphospho-muramoylpentapeptide beta-N-acetylglucosaminyltransferase, with product MKQQTIILTGGGTAGHVSLNQAIIPSLLELGYDVHYIGSDEGIEKELIGEAFPHVPFYGIASGKLRRYFSMKNFTDPFKVLAGVMQAFRIIKKVQPQVIFSKGGFVSVPVVMAAKLAGVPVVIHESDVTPGLANKIALPFASHIFTIFEETLQHVPQDKATCTGSIIRPELFQGDRARGLALCGFTTLKPVLLVMGGSLGSVVLNEALRKNLPELLKQFYIIHLCGKGHADQALAAMPGYKQFEYVTTELPDLLHAADYIVSRAGSNSIFEFLALHKPMLLVPLSAQKSRGDQILNANLFKKQGYAEVLQEEELTKESFLKSVRTLTERKEDMVAVMEKTLKPKTPDEMAALILRYKK from the coding sequence GTGAAACAACAAACAATCATTTTAACCGGTGGAGGGACAGCGGGCCATGTATCATTAAATCAAGCGATCATTCCGTCTTTACTTGAATTAGGTTATGATGTCCATTATATTGGCTCAGATGAAGGTATTGAAAAAGAATTGATTGGCGAGGCATTTCCGCATGTGCCGTTTTATGGCATTGCAAGCGGGAAGCTCCGTCGTTATTTCTCTATGAAAAATTTTACAGACCCCTTTAAAGTGTTAGCGGGCGTGATGCAAGCGTTTCGTATTATAAAAAAGGTGCAGCCGCAAGTAATCTTTTCAAAGGGTGGCTTTGTTTCGGTTCCTGTTGTCATGGCTGCTAAGCTTGCAGGTGTGCCAGTAGTCATTCATGAATCAGATGTAACACCCGGCTTGGCAAATAAAATCGCATTACCCTTTGCCTCGCATATTTTCACCATTTTTGAGGAAACATTACAGCATGTACCGCAGGACAAAGCAACATGCACAGGCTCTATTATTCGCCCAGAGCTATTTCAAGGAGATAGAGCAAGAGGGCTGGCATTGTGTGGCTTTACGACATTAAAGCCAGTGTTATTAGTAATGGGAGGAAGCTTAGGCTCTGTTGTGTTAAATGAGGCATTACGTAAAAATTTACCAGAGCTATTAAAGCAGTTTTATATTATTCATCTATGCGGCAAAGGGCATGCTGATCAAGCATTAGCTGCAATGCCCGGCTACAAGCAGTTTGAATATGTGACAACAGAGCTGCCTGATTTATTGCATGCAGCAGACTATATTGTATCGCGTGCAGGCTCTAATTCGATTTTTGAGTTTTTAGCGCTACATAAGCCGATGCTATTAGTGCCGCTTTCTGCACAAAAAAGCCGTGGCGACCAAATTTTAAATGCGAATTTATTTAAAAAACAAGGCTATGCAGAGGTGCTACAGGAAGAGGAGCTGACAAAGGAATCCTTTTTGAAATCGGTTCGTACACTAACGGAGCGTAAGGAAGATATGGTGGCAGTGATGGAGAAAACACTAAAGCCGAAAACACCCGATGAAATGGCAGCGCTTATTTTGCGCTATAAAAAATAA
- a CDS encoding GNAT family N-acetyltransferase produces MLKHRDLHECTELYELLSHPSVFPFVRQKATSADEYWFMTKQLIEEEARGLTISRTITDDWGQPIGTISIHDIEDGAGFLGTWIGLPYQGKGYNQKAKLLFLNELFFDYHFHTVFLRIRVENIKSQRAALKLPYVVEANDSHPTLLAQVNSGEAQFNLFKIPKDLFYLTTAHEMQDGEEQAM; encoded by the coding sequence ATGCTTAAACATCGAGACCTGCATGAATGCACAGAGCTTTATGAACTATTATCACACCCTTCTGTATTTCCCTTTGTCCGTCAAAAAGCCACATCTGCGGATGAGTATTGGTTTATGACAAAACAACTGATTGAGGAGGAAGCAAGAGGTCTTACTATCTCCAGAACCATTACAGATGACTGGGGCCAACCAATCGGCACGATTAGTATTCATGATATTGAAGACGGTGCTGGCTTCTTAGGTACATGGATTGGGCTTCCATATCAAGGAAAAGGCTATAATCAGAAAGCCAAGTTACTTTTTTTGAATGAATTATTTTTTGACTATCATTTCCATACGGTATTTCTTCGAATTCGAGTTGAAAATATAAAATCACAGCGCGCTGCGTTAAAGCTACCTTATGTAGTAGAGGCGAATGACAGTCATCCAACATTACTAGCACAGGTCAATAGCGGCGAAGCGCAATTTAATTTATTTAAAATTCCAAAAGATTTATTCTATCTAACAACTGCACATGAAATGCAGGATGGTGAAGAACAAGCAATGTAA
- a CDS encoding sensor domain-containing protein: protein MEYLLSEDFFNELFIGKDFVFLMKKVGDDYQYIRLNQAAQELLSNEAIGKMLSSVMSSRYASTIQKSYHQAITERSQVDYVDYAYVQSEVRKYETSVRPLRYKNEDYILAITKEIQYDRSIEDKFLFMQSMLDHAFFSTLMLSAEGMIYEANARFMEDFQLNHDSIKQQLLIDLPIIPKDEAYKIKRYLQKAATGKNVSEKLIKLHTLDGQERMYLLSLSPVMQVDHSFAIFLMMQDCTQNAQQKAELRSKSHGLEVFKAALNSATAIALLDHEGTVIEASEMFLHASGYTAEELIGQPYDIIEPRHHSLNFLQTIAEKLEAGEMWQGELCYRTKYHADYWVEATIVPLKNEFGELEQILSINYNITDKKRMFTELKNIERTFRLITENTNDLIVITNEDGIIIYASPSYRMYLGYENVELQGQFYSDIVDDESKAAWQTFLNNYTGQTDARFELLLKAKDGTPIWTESNVTVVHDPEREKVSQIMMVSREITHRKERENDLLYLAYHDSLTQLPNRRFLQKEFPKILAEAQANQTCVAMLFIDGDDFKEVNDRYGHETGDAFIQRFGYTLSKTVRSHDLVIRVGGDEFIVLLTGLTTEQDKRHEQMMHIIDRIRHELAEGWVIDDCHFTPTASMGIAYYPDHAETLEALMDLADQALYKSKESGKNNLSIYKVINF, encoded by the coding sequence ATGGAGTATCTTTTAAGCGAAGATTTTTTTAATGAATTATTTATCGGTAAAGATTTTGTTTTTCTGATGAAAAAGGTAGGGGACGATTATCAATATATTCGCTTAAACCAAGCAGCTCAAGAACTGTTATCAAATGAGGCAATTGGAAAAATGCTATCAAGCGTTATGTCCAGCCGCTACGCTTCAACTATTCAGAAAAGCTACCATCAAGCAATAACAGAGCGCAGTCAGGTCGACTATGTAGATTATGCATATGTGCAGTCAGAGGTTCGTAAATATGAAACTTCTGTTAGACCATTGCGCTATAAAAACGAGGATTATATTTTAGCAATTACGAAGGAAATTCAATATGATCGTAGCATTGAAGATAAATTTTTATTTATGCAGTCGATGCTTGACCACGCTTTTTTCTCAACGCTTATGCTATCAGCAGAGGGCATGATTTATGAGGCAAACGCAAGGTTTATGGAGGACTTCCAATTAAATCATGACAGCATAAAACAACAGCTACTTATTGATTTGCCGATTATTCCAAAGGATGAGGCATATAAAATTAAGCGCTATCTACAAAAGGCAGCAACGGGTAAAAATGTGAGCGAAAAGCTTATTAAACTGCATACATTAGATGGGCAGGAGCGCATGTATTTATTATCGTTATCGCCTGTGATGCAGGTTGATCATTCATTTGCCATTTTTTTGATGATGCAAGATTGCACACAAAATGCTCAACAGAAGGCAGAGCTACGCTCAAAGTCGCATGGACTGGAAGTGTTTAAGGCTGCCTTAAATTCGGCAACAGCCATTGCGTTATTAGATCATGAAGGCACGGTTATCGAAGCCAGTGAAATGTTTTTACATGCTTCTGGTTATACAGCAGAGGAATTAATCGGCCAGCCGTATGATATTATTGAGCCGCGTCATCATTCTCTTAACTTTTTACAAACGATTGCTGAGAAGCTTGAGGCAGGAGAGATGTGGCAAGGAGAGCTATGCTACCGCACCAAGTACCATGCTGATTATTGGGTGGAGGCAACGATTGTTCCGTTGAAAAATGAGTTTGGTGAGCTGGAGCAAATTTTAAGCATTAACTATAATATTACAGATAAGAAAAGAATGTTCACCGAATTAAAAAATATTGAGCGTACATTCCGATTAATTACGGAAAATACCAATGATTTAATTGTGATTACAAATGAGGATGGCATTATTATTTATGCATCACCATCGTATCGCATGTATTTAGGCTATGAAAATGTTGAATTGCAAGGGCAATTTTACAGCGATATTGTAGATGATGAAAGCAAGGCTGCATGGCAAACCTTTTTAAATAATTATACAGGTCAGACGGATGCGCGCTTTGAGCTATTATTGAAGGCAAAGGATGGCACACCGATTTGGACAGAAAGTAATGTAACCGTTGTCCATGACCCTGAGCGTGAAAAGGTATCACAAATTATGATGGTTTCTAGGGAGATTACACACCGCAAAGAACGAGAAAATGATTTGCTATACCTAGCCTACCATGATTCATTAACACAGCTACCAAATCGACGCTTTCTTCAAAAGGAGTTTCCGAAAATTTTGGCTGAGGCACAGGCTAATCAAACATGTGTGGCAATGCTCTTTATAGATGGCGATGATTTTAAAGAGGTTAATGATCGCTATGGTCATGAAACAGGGGATGCTTTTATTCAACGATTTGGTTATACATTAAGTAAAACAGTGCGTAGCCATGATTTGGTCATTCGTGTGGGTGGCGATGAGTTTATTGTCCTGTTAACAGGCTTAACAACAGAACAGGACAAAAGGCATGAGCAAATGATGCATATTATTGACCGTATTCGCCATGAGCTAGCGGAGGGCTGGGTGATTGATGACTGTCATTTCACACCAACAGCCTCGATGGGTATCGCCTATTATCCAGACCACGCTGAAACATTAGAGGCATTAATGGATTTAGCGGACCAAGCATTATATAAATCAAAGGAATCAGGCAAAAATAATCTATCTATATATAAGGTGATTAACTTTTAG